The Mastomys coucha isolate ucsf_1 unplaced genomic scaffold, UCSF_Mcou_1 pScaffold4, whole genome shotgun sequence genome has a segment encoding these proteins:
- the Tbk1 gene encoding serine/threonine-protein kinase TBK1, which yields MQSTSNHLWLLSDILGQGATANVFRGRHKKTGDLYAVKVFNNISFLRPVDVQMREFEVLKKLNHKNIVKLFAIEEETTTRHKVLIMEFCPCGSLYTVLEEPSNAYGLPESEFLIVLRDVVGGMNHLRENGIVHRDIKPGNIMRVIGEDGQSVYKLTDFGAARELEDDEQFVSLYGTEEYLHPDMYERAVLRKDHQKKYGATVDLWSVGVTFYHAATGSLPFRPFEGPRRNKEVMYKIITGKPSGAISGVQKAENGPIDWSGDMPLSCSLSQGLQALLTPVLANILEADQEKCWGFDQFFAETSDVLHRMVIHVFSLQQMTALKIYIHSYNTAAVFHELVYKQTKIVSSNQELIYEGRRLVLELGRLAQHFPKTTEENPIFVTSREQLNSIGLRYEKISLPKIHPRYDLDGDASMAKAVTGVVCYACRTASTLLLYQELMRKGVRWLIELVKDDYNETVHKKTEVVITLDFCIRNIEKTVKVYEKLMKVNLEAAELGEISDIHTKLLRLSSSQGTIESSLQDINSKLSPGGLLADTWAHQEGTHPRDRNVEKLQVLLNCVTEIYYQFKKDKAERRLAYNEEQIHKFDKQKLYYHATKAMTHFTDECVRKYEAFKDKSEEWMRKMLHLRKQLLSLTNQCFDIEEEVSKYQDYTNELQETLPQKMLAASSGVKHALAPIYPSSNTLVEMTLGMKKLKEEMEGVVKELAENNHILERFGSLTMDGGLRNVDCL from the exons GCTTCCTTCGCCCAGTGGATGTTCAAATGAGAGAATTTGAAGTGTTAAAAAAACTCAATCACAAAAATATTGTCAAATTATTTGCTATTGAAGAAGAG acaaCAACAAGACATAAAGTACTTATTATGGAATTTTGTCCATGTGGAAGTTTATATACTGTTTTAGAGGAGCCATCCAATGCCTATGGACTTCCAGAATCagaatttttaattgttttacgAGATGTGG TGGGTGGGATGAATCATCTCCGAGAGAACGGCATAGTGCACCGTGATATCAAGCCAGGAAATATTATGCGCGTCATAGGGGAAGATGGGCAGTCTGTGTACAAGCTCACAGATTTCGGTGCTGCTAGAGAGTTGGAGGACGATGAGCAGTTTGTGTCTCTGTATGGCACAGAAGAATATTTG CATCCTGACATGTACGAGAGGGCAGTGCTAAGAAAGGACCATCAGAAGAAGTATGGGGCTACCGTTGATCTATGGAGCGTTGGAGTGACATTCTACCACGCAGCTACGGGGTCCTTGCCGTTTCGACCCTTTGAGGGGCCTCGGAGGAACAAAGAAGTAAT gtaTAAAATAATCACTGGGAAACCCTCTGGTGCAATATCTGGAGTGCAGAAAGCAGAAAACGGACCAATTGACTGGAGTGGAGACATGCCTCTCTCTTGTAGTCTTTCTCA GGGTCTTCAGGCACTGCTTACCCCAGTTCTTGCAAACATACTTGAAGCTGATCAGGAGAAGTGCTGGGGTTTTGATCAGTTCTTTGCAGAGACTAGTGATGTACTTCACCGAATGGTAATCCACGTTTTCTCGCTACAACAAATGACAGCGCTTAAGATTTACATTCATAGCTATAACAC TGCTGCTGTGTTCCACGAATTGGTCTATAAACAAACCAAGATTGTTTCTTCAAATCAAGAACTTATCTACGAAGGACGACGCTTGGTCCTAGAACTCGGAAGACTAGCCCAGCATTTCCCTAAAACCACAGAGGAAAATCCTATCTTTGTCACAAGCCGGGAACAACTCAATTCTATAGGACTGAGATATGAAAAAA TTTCCCTACCTAAAATACATCCACGCTATGATCTGGATGGGGACGCCAGCATGGCCAAG GCAGTGACGGGGGTTGTGTGCTACGCCTGTAGAACTGCTAGTACCCTGCTGCTCTATCAAGAATTAATGCGAAAGGGGGTACGGTGGTTGAT TGAACTAGTTAAGGATGATTACAACGAGACTGTCCACAAGAAGACGGAAGTTGTGATCACACTGGATTTCTGCATCAGAAACATTGAGAAGACTGTGAAAGT GTATGAGAAGTTGATGAAGGTCAACCTGGAAGCTGCAGAGCTGGGTGAGATTTCAGACATACACACCAAGCTGCTGAGA CTTTCCAGTTCTCAGGGAACAATAGAAAGCAGTCTTCAGGATATCAACAGCAAGTTGTCTCCTGGGGGATTGCTGGCTGACACCTGGGCACATCAGGAAGGCACGCATCCAAGAGACAGGAA TGTAGAAAAACTACAAGTCCTGTTGAATTGCGTCACAGAGATTTACTATCAGTTCAAAAAAGACAAAGCAGAGCGCA GACTAGCTTATAATGAAGAACAGATCCACAAATTTGATAA ACAAAAATTATATTACCATGCAACAAAAGCAATgacccactttacagatgaatgTGTTAGAAAATATGAAGCGTTTAAAGATAAGTCGGAAGAGTGGATGAG AAAGATGCTTCATCTTAGGAAACAGCTGCTATCGCTGACTAATCAGTGTTTTGATATCGAAGAGGAAGTGTCCAAGTATCAAGACTACACTAATGAG TtacaagaaaccctgcctcagaaaatgtTGGCAGCCTCCAGTGGAGTCAAGCATGCCCTGGCCCCGATCTACCCCAGCTCTAACACCTTAGTGGAGATGACTCTTGG TATGAAGAAGTTAAAAGAGGAGATGGAAGGTGTGGTTAAGGAGCTGGCCGAGAACAATCATATTTTAGAAAG GTTTGGGTCTTTAACAATGGATGGTGGCCTCCGCAATGTGGACTGTCTTTAG